The following coding sequences are from one Streptomyces angustmyceticus window:
- the tuf gene encoding elongation factor Tu has translation MAKAKFERTKPHVNIGTIGHIDHGKTTLTAAITKVLHDAYPELNEASAFDQIDKAPEERQRGITISIAHVEYQTENRHYAHVDCPGHADYIKNMITGAAQMDGAILVVAATDGPMPQTKEHVLLARQVGVPYIVVALNKADMVDDEEILELVELEVRELLSEYEFPGDDVPVVKVSALKALEGDKEWGDSVLKLMAAVDESIPQPERDVDKPFLMPIEDVFTITGRGTVVTGRIERGVLKVNETVDIIGIKTEKTTTTVTGIEMFRKLLDEGQAGENVGLLLRGIKREDVERGQVIIKPGSVTPHTSFEAQAYILSKDEGGRHTPFFNNYRPQFYFRTTDVTGVVTLPEGTEMVMPGDNTEMSVELIQPVAMEEGLKFAIREGGRTVGAGQVTKITK, from the coding sequence GTGGCGAAGGCGAAGTTCGAGCGGACTAAGCCGCACGTCAACATCGGCACCATCGGTCACATTGACCACGGTAAGACGACCCTCACGGCCGCCATTACCAAGGTGCTGCACGACGCGTACCCGGAGCTGAACGAGGCCTCGGCCTTCGACCAGATCGACAAGGCTCCTGAGGAGCGCCAGCGCGGTATCACGATCTCCATCGCGCACGTCGAGTACCAGACGGAGAACCGTCACTACGCCCACGTCGACTGCCCGGGTCACGCGGACTACATCAAGAACATGATCACCGGTGCGGCGCAGATGGACGGCGCCATCCTGGTGGTCGCCGCCACCGACGGCCCGATGCCGCAGACCAAGGAGCACGTGCTCCTGGCCCGCCAGGTCGGCGTTCCCTACATCGTTGTCGCCCTGAACAAGGCCGACATGGTGGACGACGAGGAGATCCTGGAGCTCGTCGAGCTCGAGGTCCGTGAGCTCCTCTCCGAGTACGAGTTCCCCGGCGACGACGTTCCGGTCGTCAAGGTCTCGGCGCTCAAGGCGCTCGAGGGCGACAAGGAGTGGGGCGACTCCGTCCTCAAGCTCATGGCCGCCGTCGACGAGTCGATCCCGCAGCCCGAGCGTGACGTCGACAAGCCGTTCCTGATGCCGATCGAGGACGTCTTCACGATCACCGGCCGTGGCACCGTTGTCACCGGTCGTATCGAGCGTGGTGTCCTCAAGGTCAACGAGACCGTCGACATCATCGGCATCAAGACCGAGAAGACCACCACCACGGTCACCGGCATCGAGATGTTCCGCAAGCTCCTCGACGAGGGCCAGGCCGGTGAGAACGTCGGTCTGCTCCTCCGTGGCATCAAGCGCGAGGACGTCGAGCGCGGCCAGGTCATCATCAAGCCGGGCTCGGTCACGCCGCACACCTCGTTCGAGGCCCAGGCGTACATCCTGTCGAAGGACGAGGGTGGCCGCCACACCCCGTTCTTCAACAACTACCGCCCGCAGTTCTACTTCCGTACCACGGACGTGACCGGCGTCGTGACCCTCCCCGAGGGCACCGAGATGGTCATGCCGGGCGACAACACCGAGATGTCGGTCGAGCTGATCCAGCCGGTCGCCATGGAGGAGGGCCTGAAGTTCGCCATCCGTGAGGGTGGCCGGACCGTCGGCGCCGGCCAGGTCACCAAGATCACGAAGTAA
- the rpsJ gene encoding 30S ribosomal protein S10 has translation MAGQKIRIRLKAYDHEVIDTSAKKIVETVTRTGASVAGPVPLPTEKNVYCVIKSPHKYKDSREHFEMRTHKRLIDILDPTPKTVDSLMRLDLPAGVDIEIKL, from the coding sequence ATGGCGGGACAGAAGATCCGCATCCGGCTCAAGGCCTACGACCACGAGGTCATCGACACCTCGGCGAAGAAGATCGTCGAGACGGTGACCCGCACTGGTGCGTCGGTCGCGGGCCCGGTGCCGCTGCCCACTGAAAAGAACGTGTACTGCGTCATCAAGTCGCCGCACAAGTACAAGGACTCGCGCGAGCACTTCGAGATGCGCACGCACAAGCGCCTGATCGACATCCTCGACCCGACGCCCAAGACCGTTGACTCGCTGATGCGCCTGGACCTTCCGGCCGGCGTTGACATCGAGATCAAGCTCTGA
- the rplC gene encoding 50S ribosomal protein L3: MAKQIKGILGEKLGMTQVWDENNRVVPVTVVKAGPCVVTQVRTNDQDGYDSVQIAFGEIDPRKVNKPLKGHFAKADVTPRRHLVEVRTADAGEYTLGQELTAETFESGVKVDVTGKSKGKGFAGVMKRHGFHGGKASHGAHRVHRKPGSIGGCATPGRVFKGMRMAGRMGNERVTTQNLTVHAVDAEKGLLLIKGAVPGPNGGLVLVRTAAKGA; this comes from the coding sequence ATGGCTAAGCAGATCAAGGGCATCCTGGGCGAGAAGCTCGGCATGACCCAGGTCTGGGACGAGAACAACCGTGTCGTCCCGGTGACCGTGGTGAAGGCCGGCCCCTGTGTCGTTACCCAGGTGCGCACCAATGACCAGGACGGTTACGACTCCGTCCAGATCGCCTTCGGCGAGATCGACCCGCGCAAGGTGAACAAGCCCCTCAAGGGCCACTTCGCGAAGGCCGACGTCACCCCCCGTCGTCACCTCGTCGAGGTCCGTACCGCCGACGCCGGCGAGTACACCCTCGGCCAGGAGCTGACCGCTGAGACCTTCGAGTCCGGCGTCAAGGTGGACGTGACCGGCAAGAGCAAGGGCAAGGGCTTCGCCGGTGTCATGAAGCGTCACGGCTTCCATGGCGGCAAGGCCTCCCACGGTGCCCACCGTGTGCACCGTAAGCCTGGCTCCATCGGTGGCTGCGCCACCCCGGGCCGCGTGTTCAAGGGCATGCGGATGGCCGGCCGTATGGGCAATGAGCGGGTCACCACCCAGAACCTGACCGTCCACGCCGTTGACGCGGAGAAGGGTCTGCTGCTCATCAAGGGCGCAGTTCCTGGTCCGAACGGCGGCCTCGTCCTGGTCCGTACCGCGGCCAAGGGGGCCTGA
- the rplD gene encoding 50S ribosomal protein L4 gives MSTIDILSPAGDKAGTVELPAEIFDAKVSVPLIHQVVVAQLAAARQGTHKTKTRGEVRGGGKKPYRQKGTGRARQGSTRAPQFAGGGIVHGPVPRDYSQRTPKKMKAAALRGALTDRARNSRIHVVAGVVEGDISTKAAKTLLGKVSERKNVLLVAERSDEAAWLSARNLPQVHILEPGQLNTYDVLVSDDVVFTKAAFESFVSGPKANAETEGSDA, from the coding sequence ATGAGCACCATTGACATCCTTTCGCCGGCAGGCGACAAGGCCGGTACCGTCGAGCTCCCCGCGGAGATCTTCGACGCCAAGGTCAGCGTTCCGCTGATCCACCAGGTCGTTGTCGCACAGCTGGCCGCTGCCCGCCAGGGCACGCACAAGACCAAGACTCGCGGCGAGGTCCGCGGCGGTGGCAAGAAGCCGTACCGCCAGAAGGGCACCGGCCGGGCGCGTCAGGGTTCGACCCGTGCGCCGCAGTTCGCCGGCGGTGGCATCGTCCACGGCCCCGTGCCGCGTGACTACAGCCAGCGGACCCCGAAGAAGATGAAGGCCGCCGCCCTGCGCGGTGCCCTCACCGACCGGGCCCGCAACAGCCGTATCCACGTCGTTGCCGGCGTGGTCGAGGGCGACATCTCCACCAAGGCCGCCAAGACTCTCCTCGGCAAGGTCAGCGAGCGCAAGAACGTGCTCCTGGTCGCCGAGCGCAGCGACGAGGCCGCGTGGCTGTCCGCCCGCAACCTGCCCCAGGTCCACATCCTGGAGCCGGGCCAGCTGAACACGTACGACGTGCTCGTCTCCGACGACGTGGTCTTCACCAAGGCCGCCTTCGAGTCCTTCGTGTCTGGCCCCAAGGCCAACGCTGAGACCGAAGGGAGCGACGCCTGA
- the rplW gene encoding 50S ribosomal protein L23 — translation MSEAVVTSKTFSDPRDVLVKPVVSEKSYALLDENKYTFIVAPGANKTQIKQAVEAVFSVKVTGVNTINRQGKRKRTRTGYGKRANTKRAIVTLAEGDRIDIFGGPVS, via the coding sequence ATGAGTGAGGCCGTCGTCACCAGCAAGACCTTCTCGGACCCGCGTGACGTTCTCGTCAAGCCGGTTGTCTCGGAGAAGAGCTACGCGCTGCTGGACGAGAACAAGTACACGTTCATCGTCGCGCCCGGCGCGAACAAGACCCAGATCAAGCAGGCCGTCGAGGCGGTCTTCTCGGTCAAGGTCACCGGGGTCAACACGATCAACCGGCAGGGCAAGCGCAAGCGCACCCGCACCGGTTACGGCAAGCGCGCGAACACCAAGCGCGCCATCGTGACCCTCGCCGAGGGCGACCGTATCGACATCTTCGGCGGCCCGGTCTCCTAA
- the rplB gene encoding 50S ribosomal protein L2: MGIRKYKPTTPGRRGSSVADFVEITRSTPEKSLVRPLHSKGGRNNAGRVTVRHQGGGHKRAYRVIDFRRHDKDGVPAKVAHIEYDPNRTARIALLHYADGEKRYIIAPRGLVQGARIENGPGADIKPGNNLPLRHIPVGTTIHAIELRPGGGAKFARSAGASVQLLAKEGRMAHLRMPSGEIRLVDVRCRATVGEVGNAEQSNINWGKAGRMRWKGVRPTVRGVVMNPVDHPHGGGEGKTSGGRHPVSPWGQKEGRTRSPKKASNKYIVRRRKTNKKR; the protein is encoded by the coding sequence ATGGGTATCCGCAAGTACAAGCCGACGACCCCGGGCCGTCGTGGCTCCAGCGTCGCCGACTTTGTCGAGATCACGCGGTCCACGCCGGAGAAGTCGCTGGTCCGCCCGCTGCACAGCAAGGGCGGCCGTAACAACGCCGGTCGTGTGACCGTTCGCCACCAGGGCGGTGGCCACAAGCGCGCCTACCGAGTGATCGACTTCCGTCGTCACGACAAGGACGGCGTGCCGGCCAAGGTCGCGCACATCGAGTACGACCCGAACCGCACTGCGCGCATCGCGCTCCTGCACTACGCAGACGGCGAGAAGCGCTACATCATCGCGCCCCGTGGCCTGGTCCAGGGTGCTCGGATTGAGAACGGCCCTGGCGCCGACATCAAGCCGGGCAACAACCTGCCGCTGCGCCACATCCCCGTGGGTACGACGATCCACGCGATCGAGCTGCGTCCGGGCGGCGGTGCGAAGTTCGCCCGCTCGGCCGGTGCCTCCGTGCAGCTGCTGGCGAAGGAGGGCCGGATGGCCCACCTTCGTATGCCGTCCGGTGAGATCCGCCTGGTCGACGTGCGCTGCCGCGCCACCGTCGGCGAGGTCGGCAACGCCGAGCAGTCGAACATCAACTGGGGCAAGGCCGGCCGCATGCGCTGGAAGGGCGTCCGCCCGACCGTGCGTGGTGTCGTGATGAACCCCGTCGACCACCCGCACGGTGGTGGTGAGGGCAAGACCTCCGGTGGTCGCCACCCGGTCTCGCCGTGGGGTCAGAAGGAGGGTCGTACGCGTTCGCCGAAGAAGGCGAGCAACAAGTACATCGTCCGCCGCCGCAAGACGAACAAGAAGCGCTAG
- the rpsS gene encoding 30S ribosomal protein S19 encodes MPRSLKKGPFVDDHLSKKVDVQNDAGTKNVIKTWSRRSMIVPAMLGHTIAVHDGRKHVPVFVTESMVGHKLGEFAPTRTFRGHEKDDRKSRRR; translated from the coding sequence ATGCCGCGCAGTCTCAAGAAGGGGCCCTTCGTCGACGACCACCTTTCCAAGAAGGTGGATGTTCAGAACGATGCCGGCACCAAGAACGTCATCAAGACCTGGTCCCGCCGCTCCATGATCGTCCCGGCCATGCTCGGCCACACGATCGCGGTGCACGACGGCCGCAAGCACGTCCCGGTGTTCGTCACCGAGTCGATGGTCGGCCACAAGCTCGGCGAGTTTGCGCCGACCCGCACCTTCCGTGGCCACGAGAAGGACGACCGCAAGTCGCGTCGTCGCTGA
- the rplV gene encoding 50S ribosomal protein L22, which yields MEARAQARYIRVTPMKARRVVDLIRGMNATEAQAVLRFAPQAASVPVGKVLDSAIANAAHNYDHTDAGSLVISEAYVDEGPTLKRFRPRAQGRAYRIRKRTSHITVVVSSKEGTR from the coding sequence ATGGAAGCCAGGGCCCAGGCGCGGTACATCCGCGTCACGCCCATGAAGGCCCGCCGCGTGGTGGACCTTATCCGTGGCATGAATGCCACGGAGGCTCAGGCGGTCCTGCGTTTCGCCCCGCAGGCCGCGAGCGTGCCGGTGGGCAAGGTGCTGGACAGCGCCATTGCCAACGCCGCGCACAACTACGACCACACCGACGCCGGCAGCCTCGTCATTTCCGAGGCGTACGTCGACGAGGGCCCGACCCTGAAGCGGTTCCGTCCGCGTGCCCAGGGCCGTGCCTACCGGATCCGCAAGCGGACCAGCCACATCACCGTGGTCGTCAGCAGCAAGGAAGGAACCCGGTAA
- the rpsC gene encoding 30S ribosomal protein S3 — protein MGQKVNPHGFRLGVTTDFKSRWYADKLYKDYVKEDVAIRRMMTKGMERAGISKVEIERTRERVRVDIHTARPGIVIGRRGAEADRIRGELEKLTGKQVQLNILEVKNPETDAQLVAQAVAEQLSSRVSFRRAMRKSMQSTMKAGAKGIKIQCGGRLGGAEMSRSEFYREGRVPLHTLRANVDYGFFEAKTTFGRIGVKVWIYKGDVKNIAEVRAENAAARAGNRPARGGGNDRPRRGGERGGRGGRKPQQQNAAAEAPKTESSAAAASAPAETPGTEA, from the coding sequence ATGGGCCAGAAGGTAAACCCGCACGGGTTCCGGCTCGGCGTCACGACGGACTTCAAGTCCCGCTGGTACGCCGACAAGCTGTACAAGGACTACGTCAAGGAAGACGTCGCCATTCGTCGCATGATGACGAAGGGCATGGAGCGCGCCGGTATCTCCAAGGTGGAGATCGAGCGCACCCGTGAGCGCGTCCGCGTTGACATCCACACCGCTCGTCCGGGCATCGTCATCGGCCGCCGCGGCGCCGAGGCCGACCGCATCCGCGGCGAGCTGGAGAAGCTGACCGGCAAGCAGGTCCAGCTGAACATCCTCGAGGTCAAGAACCCCGAGACCGATGCTCAGCTGGTGGCCCAGGCCGTCGCCGAGCAGCTGTCCTCCCGCGTCTCCTTCCGTCGCGCCATGCGCAAGAGCATGCAGTCGACGATGAAGGCCGGCGCCAAGGGCATCAAGATCCAGTGCGGTGGCCGTCTCGGCGGCGCCGAGATGTCCCGCTCGGAGTTCTACCGCGAGGGCCGTGTGCCCCTGCACACGCTCCGCGCGAACGTCGACTACGGCTTCTTCGAGGCCAAGACCACCTTCGGCCGCATCGGCGTGAAGGTCTGGATCTACAAGGGCGACGTCAAGAACATCGCCGAGGTGCGCGCCGAGAACGCTGCCGCCCGTGCGGGCAACCGCCCGGCCCGCGGTGGCGGCAACGACCGCCCGCGCCGCGGTGGCGAGCGTGGCGGCCGCGGTGGCCGCAAGCCGCAGCAGCAGAACGCCGCTGCCGAGGCCCCCAAGACGGAGTCTTCGGCGGCTGCTGCCTCTGCACCGGCTGAGACCCCCGGAACGGAGGCCTGA
- the rplP gene encoding 50S ribosomal protein L16 yields MLIPRRVKHRKQHHPKRSGMAKGGTELAFGEYGIQAVTPAYVTNRQIESARIAMTRHIKRGGKVWINIYPDRPLTKKPAETRMGSGKGSPEWWVANVKPGRVMFELSFPNEKVAKEALTRAAHKLPMKCRIVRREAGES; encoded by the coding sequence ATGCTGATCCCTCGCAGGGTCAAGCACCGCAAGCAGCACCACCCGAAGCGCAGCGGTATGGCCAAGGGTGGCACCGAGCTGGCCTTCGGTGAGTACGGCATTCAGGCCGTCACCCCGGCTTACGTGACGAACCGTCAGATCGAGTCCGCTCGTATCGCGATGACCCGTCACATCAAGCGTGGCGGCAAGGTCTGGATCAACATTTACCCGGACCGCCCGCTCACGAAGAAGCCGGCCGAAACCCGCATGGGTTCCGGTAAGGGTTCTCCGGAGTGGTGGGTCGCGAACGTCAAGCCCGGTCGGGTGATGTTCGAGCTGTCCTTCCCGAACGAAAAGGTTGCCAAGGAGGCGCTGACCCGCGCCGCCCACAAGCTTCCGATGAAGTGCCGCATCGTGCGGCGCGAGGCAGGTGAGTCGTGA
- the rpmC gene encoding 50S ribosomal protein L29, whose product MAAGTKATELRELNNEDLVAKLREAKEELFNLRFQAATGQLENHGRLKSVRKDIARIYTLMRERELGIETVESA is encoded by the coding sequence ATGGCGGCCGGTACCAAGGCGACCGAGCTGCGCGAGCTGAACAACGAGGACCTCGTTGCCAAGCTTCGTGAGGCCAAGGAGGAGCTGTTCAACCTCCGCTTCCAGGCGGCGACCGGACAGCTCGAGAACCACGGTCGGCTCAAGTCCGTCCGTAAGGACATCGCCCGGATCTACACCCTGATGCGTGAGCGCGAGCTGGGCATCGAGACGGTGGAGAGCGCCTGA
- the rpsQ gene encoding 30S ribosomal protein S17 has protein sequence MSEKNVTETNERGFRKTREGLVVSDKMDKTVVVAVEDRVKHALYGKVIRRTNKLKAHDEQNAAGVGDRVLLMETRPLSATKRWRIVEILEKAK, from the coding sequence ATGAGCGAGAAGAATGTGACTGAGACGAACGAGCGCGGTTTCCGCAAGACCCGTGAGGGTCTCGTCGTCAGCGACAAGATGGACAAGACCGTCGTCGTCGCCGTCGAGGACCGCGTCAAGCACGCGCTGTACGGCAAGGTCATCCGCCGTACCAACAAGCTCAAGGCGCACGACGAGCAGAACGCTGCCGGTGTCGGCGACCGCGTCCTCCTGATGGAGACCCGGCCGCTGTCCGCCACCAAGCGCTGGCGCATCGTCGAGATCCTCGAGAAGGCCAAGTAA
- the rplN gene encoding 50S ribosomal protein L14 — MIQQESRLRVADNTGAKEILCIRVLGGSGRRYAGIGDVIVATVKDAIPGGNVKKGDVIKAVIVRTVKERRRPDGSYIRFDENAAVILKNDGDPRGTRIFGPVGRELREKKFMKIISLAPEVL; from the coding sequence GTGATCCAGCAGGAGTCGCGACTGCGGGTCGCCGACAACACTGGTGCGAAGGAAATCCTTTGCATCCGTGTTCTCGGTGGTTCCGGTCGCCGCTACGCGGGCATCGGTGACGTCATCGTCGCCACCGTGAAGGATGCGATCCCCGGTGGCAACGTGAAGAAGGGTGACGTCATCAAGGCGGTCATCGTTCGGACCGTCAAGGAGCGCCGCCGTCCCGACGGCTCGTACATCCGCTTCGACGAGAACGCGGCCGTCATCCTCAAGAACGATGGCGACCCCCGCGGCACCCGCATCTTCGGCCCCGTGGGCCGGGAGCTGCGCGAGAAGAAGTTCATGAAGATCATCTCGCTCGCGCCGGAGGTGCTGTAA
- the rplX gene encoding 50S ribosomal protein L24, with translation MKIKKGDLVQVITGKDKGKQGKVVQAFPREDRVLVEGVNRVKKHTKAGQTARGSKTGGIVTTEAPIHVSNVQLVVEKDGNKVVTRVGYRFDDEGNKIRVAKRTGEDI, from the coding sequence ATGAAGATCAAGAAGGGCGACCTGGTCCAGGTCATCACCGGTAAGGACAAGGGCAAGCAGGGCAAGGTCGTCCAGGCCTTCCCCCGCGAGGACCGCGTCCTGGTCGAGGGTGTCAACCGGGTCAAGAAGCACACCAAGGCCGGACAGACCGCTCGTGGTTCGAAGACCGGCGGCATCGTGACGACCGAGGCCCCCATCCACGTGAGCAACGTTCAGCTCGTCGTGGAGAAGGACGGCAACAAGGTCGTCACCCGCGTCGGATACCGCTTCGACGACGAGGGCAACAAGATCCGCGTTGCCAAGCGGACCGGTGAGGACATCTGA
- the rplE gene encoding 50S ribosomal protein L5, whose translation MTATTNAPRLKTRYREEIAGKLKDEFSLENVMQIPGLTKIVVNMGVGDAARDSKLIEGAIRDLTTITGQKPAVTKARKSIAQFKLREGQPIGAHVTLRGDRMWEFLDRLLSLALPRIRDFRGLSPKQFDGRGNYTFGLTEQVMFHEIDQDKIDRTRGMDITVVTTASNDDEGRALLRHLGFPFKEN comes from the coding sequence ATGACTGCCACCACCAACGCGCCGCGTCTCAAGACGCGCTACCGCGAAGAGATCGCCGGGAAGCTGAAGGACGAGTTCTCGCTCGAGAACGTCATGCAGATCCCCGGTCTGACCAAGATCGTGGTCAACATGGGTGTGGGCGACGCCGCCCGCGACTCCAAGCTGATCGAGGGCGCCATCCGCGACCTCACCACGATCACCGGACAGAAGCCGGCCGTCACCAAGGCCCGTAAGTCCATCGCGCAGTTCAAGCTGCGCGAGGGCCAGCCGATCGGTGCCCACGTCACCCTCCGCGGTGACCGGATGTGGGAGTTCCTGGACCGCCTGCTGTCGCTGGCGCTGCCGCGTATCCGCGACTTCCGTGGTCTGTCCCCGAAGCAGTTCGACGGTCGGGGCAACTACACCTTCGGTCTCACGGAGCAGGTCATGTTCCACGAGATCGACCAGGACAAGATCGACCGGACGCGGGGCATGGACATCACCGTGGTCACCACGGCGTCCAACGACGATGAGGGCCGCGCCCTGCTTCGTCACCTCGGCTTCCCGTTCAAGGAGAACTGA
- a CDS encoding type Z 30S ribosomal protein S14, which yields MAKKALIAKAARKPKFAVRAYTRCQRCGRPHSVYRKFGLCRVCLREMAHRGELPGVTKSSW from the coding sequence GTGGCGAAGAAGGCTCTGATCGCTAAGGCGGCTCGTAAGCCGAAGTTTGCTGTCCGCGCGTACACGCGCTGCCAGCGCTGCGGCCGTCCGCACTCCGTGTACCGCAAGTTCGGCCTGTGCCGCGTGTGCCTTCGTGAGATGGCTCACCGTGGCGAGCTGCCGGGCGTGACCAAGAGCTCCTGGTAA
- the rpsH gene encoding 30S ribosomal protein S8, translated as MTMTDPIADMLTRLRNANSAYHDTVVMPHSKIKSHIAEILQQEGYITGWRVEDAEVGKNLVLELKFGPNRERSIAGIKRISKPGLRVYAKSTNLPKVLGGLGVAIISTSHGLLTGQQASKKGVGGEVLAYVW; from the coding sequence ATGACCATGACTGATCCCATCGCAGACATGCTGACCCGTCTGCGTAACGCGAACTCGGCGTACCACGACACCGTCGTGATGCCGCACAGCAAGATCAAGTCGCACATCGCGGAGATCCTCCAGCAGGAGGGTTACATCACCGGCTGGCGCGTCGAGGACGCCGAGGTTGGCAAGAACCTCGTCCTCGAGCTGAAGTTCGGCCCGAACCGCGAGCGCTCGATCGCCGGCATCAAGCGGATCTCGAAGCCGGGCCTGCGGGTCTACGCAAAGTCCACCAACCTGCCGAAGGTCCTCGGCGGCCTGGGCGTGGCGATCATCTCCACGTCCCACGGTCTCCTGACCGGTCAGCAGGCCAGCAAGAAGGGCGTGGGTGGGGAAGTCCTCGCCTACGTCTGGTAA
- the rplF gene encoding 50S ribosomal protein L6: protein MSRIGKLPIQVPAGVDVTIDGRTVAVKGPKGSLSHTVAAPIEVAKGEDGVINVSRPNDERQNKALHGLSRTLVANMITGVTQGYSKALEISGVGYRVQAKGSNLEFSLGYSHPILIEAPEGISFKVESPTKLSVEGIDKQKVGEVAANIRKLRKPDPYKAKGVKYAGEVIRRKVGKAGK, encoded by the coding sequence ATGTCGCGTATTGGCAAGCTGCCCATCCAGGTTCCCGCTGGTGTGGACGTCACCATCGATGGCCGGACGGTCGCGGTGAAGGGCCCCAAGGGTTCTCTCTCGCACACCGTCGCGGCGCCCATCGAGGTCGCCAAGGGTGAGGACGGCGTCATCAACGTCTCCCGCCCGAACGACGAGCGTCAGAACAAGGCCCTGCACGGCCTGTCCCGCACGCTGGTGGCGAACATGATCACCGGCGTGACCCAGGGCTACAGCAAGGCGCTCGAGATCAGCGGTGTCGGTTACCGCGTCCAGGCGAAGGGCTCCAACCTGGAGTTCTCCCTGGGCTACAGCCACCCGATCCTGATCGAGGCCCCCGAGGGCATCTCCTTCAAGGTCGAGTCGCCCACCAAGCTCAGCGTCGAGGGTATCGACAAGCAGAAGGTCGGCGAGGTGGCGGCGAACATCCGCAAGCTGCGCAAGCCTGACCCGTACAAGGCCAAGGGCGTCAAGTACGCCGGCGAGGTCATCCGCCGCAAGGTCGGAAAGGCTGGTAAGTAA
- the rplR gene encoding 50S ribosomal protein L18: MAYGVKIAKGDAYKRAAAKRRHIRIRKRISGTPERPRLVVTRSNRGITAQVIDDIAGHTVASASSLDASIRGGEGDKSAQAKKVGSLVAERAKAAGVEAVVFDRGGKQYAGRIAALADAAREAGLKF, translated from the coding sequence ATGGCATACGGTGTGAAGATCGCGAAGGGTGACGCCTACAAGCGCGCCGCCGCTAAGCGTCGCCACATCCGCATCCGTAAGCGGATTTCGGGTACCCCGGAGCGTCCGCGTCTGGTGGTGACGCGGTCCAACCGTGGCATCACCGCGCAGGTCATCGACGACATCGCGGGCCACACGGTGGCCTCGGCGTCGAGCCTGGACGCGTCGATCCGTGGTGGCGAGGGCGACAAGAGCGCTCAGGCCAAGAAGGTCGGCTCCCTGGTCGCCGAGCGTGCCAAGGCCGCCGGTGTCGAGGCCGTCGTGTTCGACCGTGGTGGCAAGCAGTACGCCGGGCGGATTGCCGCTCTGGCCGACGCCGCCCGCGAAGCCGGGCTGAAGTTCTAA
- the rpsE gene encoding 30S ribosomal protein S5 has protein sequence MAGPQRRGSGAGGGERRDRKGRDGGAAAEKTAYVERVVAINRVAKVVKGGRRFSFTALVVVGDGDGTVGVGYGKAKEVPAAIAKGVEEAKKNFFKVPRIQGTIPHPIQGEKAAGVVLLKPASPGTGVIAGGPVRAVLECAGIHDVLSKSLGSSNPINIVHATVTALQGLQRPEEIAARRGLPLEDVAPAALLRARAGVTA, from the coding sequence ATGGCTGGACCCCAGCGCCGCGGGAGCGGTGCCGGTGGCGGCGAGCGGCGGGACCGGAAGGGTCGCGACGGTGGCGCTGCCGCCGAGAAGACCGCATACGTTGAGCGCGTTGTCGCGATCAACCGTGTCGCCAAGGTTGTCAAGGGTGGCCGTCGCTTCAGCTTCACCGCGCTGGTCGTGGTGGGCGACGGTGACGGCACCGTAGGTGTCGGTTACGGCAAGGCCAAGGAAGTTCCGGCTGCCATCGCCAAGGGCGTGGAAGAGGCCAAGAAGAACTTCTTCAAGGTCCCCCGTATCCAGGGCACCATCCCTCACCCCATCCAGGGCGAGAAGGCTGCGGGCGTCGTCCTGCTCAAGCCGGCTTCCCCCGGTACCGGTGTGATCGCCGGTGGCCCCGTGCGTGCCGTTCTGGAGTGCGCGGGCATCCACGACGTGCTGAGCAAGTCGCTCGGTTCGTCGAACCCGATCAACATCGTGCACGCCACGGTGACCGCGCTTCAGGGCCTGCAGCGCCCCGAGGAGATCGCGGCCCGTCGTGGCCTGCCGCTGGAGGACGTTGCTCCCGCCGCTCTGCTGCGGGCGCGTGCAGGGGTGACCGCGTAA
- the rpmD gene encoding 50S ribosomal protein L30, with protein MAHLKITQTKSFIGSKQNHRDTLRSLGLKRLNDVVVKEDRPEFRGMVHTVRHLVTVEEVD; from the coding sequence ATGGCGCACCTCAAGATCACGCAGACGAAGTCCTTCATCGGCAGCAAGCAGAATCACCGCGACACCCTCCGTTCGCTGGGCCTCAAGCGGCTCAACGACGTGGTTGTCAAGGAGGACCGCCCCGAGTTCCGCGGCATGGTGCACACCGTCCGCCACCTCGTGACGGTTGAGGAGGTCGACTGA